In a single window of the Bradyrhizobium sp. ORS 285 genome:
- a CDS encoding ABC transporter ATP-binding protein produces MSLTLETRDLTIRFGGHVAVNSVSCSFRPGELTAIVGPNGAGKTTYFNLISGQLTASSGAILFDGRDITGLSAPLRTRAGLGRAFQLTNLFPNLSVEENVRLAVQAQSGTHYDLLRPWMARRDLIARADAILDQVALGSRRSVTATTLSHGDQRKLEVALMMALEPKVFMFDEPTAGMSIDEVPVVLDLIARLKQDKSKIILLVEHKMDVVRSLADRIIVLHNGQLVADGKPAEVIASPIVQEAYLGVSPRSAA; encoded by the coding sequence ATGTCCCTCACCCTCGAAACCCGCGATCTGACCATCCGCTTCGGCGGCCATGTCGCGGTCAACAGCGTCAGCTGCAGCTTTCGGCCCGGCGAGCTGACTGCGATCGTCGGCCCCAACGGCGCCGGCAAGACCACCTATTTCAACCTGATCTCCGGCCAGCTGACGGCCTCCTCGGGCGCCATCCTGTTCGACGGTCGCGACATCACTGGCCTGTCCGCACCGCTGCGCACCCGCGCCGGCCTTGGACGCGCGTTCCAGCTCACCAACCTGTTTCCGAATCTCAGCGTCGAGGAGAATGTCCGCCTCGCCGTGCAGGCGCAGAGCGGCACGCATTACGATCTGCTCCGTCCGTGGATGGCGCGGCGCGACCTGATCGCACGCGCGGATGCCATCCTCGACCAGGTCGCGCTCGGTAGCCGACGCAGCGTCACCGCGACCACCTTGTCGCATGGCGACCAGCGCAAGCTCGAAGTCGCGCTGATGATGGCGCTGGAGCCGAAGGTGTTCATGTTCGACGAGCCGACCGCCGGCATGAGCATCGACGAGGTGCCGGTCGTGCTCGACCTGATCGCCAGGCTCAAGCAGGACAAGAGCAAGATCATCCTGCTCGTCGAGCACAAGATGGACGTCGTCCGCTCGCTCGCCGACCGCATCATCGTGCTGCATAACGGCCAGCTCGTCGCTGACGGCAAGCCGGCGGAGGTCATCGCCTCGCCGATCGTGCAGGAAGCCTATCTCGGCGTGTCGCCGCGGAGCGCCGCATGA
- a CDS encoding substrate-binding domain-containing protein, producing the protein MRTSHIFKGIVSSLTAALLATAAQADDLKIALIYGKTGPLEAYAKQTEAGLRLGFEYATKGTNMIDGRKIVIITKDDQGKPDLSKAALSEAYQDDGADIAIGTTSSAAALADLPVAEENKKILIVEPAVADQITGEKWNRYIFRTGRNSSQDAISNAVAIGKPGVTVATLAQDYAFGRDGVAAFKEALAKTGATLGAEEYVPTNTTDFTAVGQRLFDALKDKPGKKIIWVIWAGAGDPLTKLQDMDPKRYGIELSTGGNILPALAAYKRLPGMEGATYYYYDIPKNPVNDWLVAEHQKRFNAPPDFFTAGGFSAAMAVVTAVTKAKSTDSEKLIAAMEGMEFDTPKGKMIFRKEDHQALQSMYHFRVKVDPNLAWAVNEPVREIKIDEMTIPIRNKR; encoded by the coding sequence GTGAGAACGTCACATATTTTCAAAGGCATTGTTTCATCACTGACTGCAGCCCTGCTGGCCACCGCGGCCCAGGCCGATGATCTGAAAATCGCTCTCATCTACGGCAAGACCGGCCCGCTCGAAGCCTATGCCAAGCAGACCGAAGCCGGTCTCCGCCTCGGCTTCGAATACGCCACCAAGGGCACCAACATGATCGACGGTCGCAAGATCGTCATCATCACCAAGGACGACCAGGGCAAGCCGGATTTGTCGAAGGCCGCCTTGTCCGAAGCCTATCAGGACGACGGCGCCGATATCGCGATCGGCACGACGTCGTCGGCCGCGGCGCTGGCCGATCTCCCGGTCGCCGAGGAGAACAAGAAGATCCTGATCGTCGAGCCGGCCGTGGCCGACCAGATCACCGGCGAGAAGTGGAACCGCTACATCTTCCGCACCGGCCGCAACTCCTCGCAGGACGCGATCTCCAACGCGGTGGCGATCGGCAAGCCGGGTGTGACCGTGGCGACGCTGGCGCAGGACTACGCTTTCGGCCGGGACGGCGTCGCTGCCTTCAAGGAGGCGCTGGCCAAGACCGGCGCGACCTTGGGCGCCGAGGAATATGTGCCGACCAACACCACCGACTTCACGGCCGTCGGCCAGCGGCTGTTCGATGCGCTGAAGGACAAGCCGGGCAAGAAGATCATCTGGGTGATCTGGGCCGGCGCCGGCGACCCGCTCACCAAGCTGCAGGACATGGATCCGAAGCGCTACGGCATCGAGCTGTCGACCGGCGGCAACATCCTGCCGGCGCTCGCCGCCTACAAGCGGCTGCCGGGCATGGAAGGCGCCACCTACTACTATTATGACATCCCCAAGAACCCCGTGAACGACTGGCTGGTGGCCGAGCACCAGAAGCGCTTCAACGCGCCGCCGGACTTCTTCACCGCAGGCGGCTTCTCCGCGGCGATGGCCGTCGTCACCGCGGTGACCAAGGCGAAGTCGACCGACAGCGAGAAGCTGATCGCCGCGATGGAGGGCATGGAGTTCGACACGCCGAAGGGCAAGATGATCTTCCGCAAGGAGGATCACCAGGCGCTGCAGAGCATGTATCACTTCCGGGTCAAGGTCGATCCGAACCTCGCCTGGGCCGTCAACGAGCCGGTCCGCGAGATCAAGATCGACGAGATGACGATCCCGATCCGCAACAAGCGCTAA